The genomic region CTTGGAAATTGACTTAGGGCCGCGGggatcttcatcattgcccaattcacttgatttatttgcttaggcctttagtattggtctcctctttgatgtttggtcattagatgcgatccatttagctccattttgctccataaatgcaaggctagcaatcctttcctaccaaggacacaaaaccacaaagaatatgcaaaataggaaactaaagataagaaattaccctAATAGTcactagaaagcatgggaacgaggttaattcggggactaaatgtgcacaaatatgagtcacatgaaacatcccaaaaccgaacctttgctcgtcccgagtaaagaggtgactaaaactatgacctttatttaaactagcctactaatatagccgatgtgaacaataagcgggtctcactccccccttcaactcacaacaaggcaGCCATGAGGTAACATGCCTTCTTCCAAGGCAAGGTGggttgccaaaatggcgatacatccaatcattaagcacacaaatacaagtaatggatgcatctacaaaaaggaatAACTACTTTCCTCATCCAAGTGGCGGatattatctaaaagggaagcaatctaagggtacacactccattagaTATATGGTTttttcaagttactaagcctaggaggataccaacaaatcacctccaagttgtgtcaagttagggtacctttgtgcacaatcgctaaatgcttttgtcaagagtagactccctacggtgttagaaacactgtaggatcacggaattccccttcttgcctagacaagaagaagggtcgtcccctctccaccatgcacaaaagtggaatcaATGAATAAAGGAATCAAtatgattttgagtttcataatggttgtttgcttttgatttgttatTCCGCCCAAATTATTGTGGAATTTTaacattttgagaacaatttcttgccatttcattgatgtttggcattttgatacttggtaattttttcaattttgcattgtttgaacattttcaaagtcaccctaatctGTAAACAGGGTGATtgtattgaagcataggagtcctcatttttgtactcctcttttctttgatgcaatttgtgcaaacttcttgattttcattttgatgcttgaactcaaattgagaatttttgtgcccattccctttttgtgtgaaagatatgatagaagtggaagatggttgcatggtttcaacggtcaccttggaataaacggtagccaaggagttagcacaccacaaggtactcttgactaggccttagtctatgggtcaaaggatactagcatgacacatatTAGGGTGTTTTGGAGATATTCTAataagcaaagtctcaagaagaaaaattatctacaagggccttatatacacttatcaagcttcccagatagatgttttcacaaaattttcctagaATGCAACTACATGTCATGCTGCAACTagtatatatacaacctaatgcaaatgcttctatcaactagtatgccatataaactaaatgcaagctctTAACAACACATTAATTTGTACCACAtaaaccaaaataaagccacattgtcattaatatataaaaggaggaaggatatttagaaagatcataccatacggtcttctatttccttcatgcctcgaatatAGCGTAGTCagtccaatgtgataagagtgacggAGAAACAtaaatatatacaaaatatacaattctacactatacaggaattaacatgttttttagatttttgagaatttttcaatttttatcatttttcgaTTTTTGAAAGCTAGGTTAGAATTACCCATCCCcatactagtatgggcattgaCCTCAATggtcaatacgataggaaattatgcaatgcaatctatatgaaaatgcatgatttctaaactagtatgcaaactatatgaaatatataacaagtgatgcaatctaatctatcctatatgatgcatgctttggATTAGGTGGAGAGCCAATTTGAATTGACTCGCATTCCTTGTTAGTGAACTTCTCCAAACCGAACAAAACACTATTGCTAGTGCAAAAAgaaggggaggggggggggggtcatGCACAAAGTATGAATgtaatgcatgaattctaatttgtcattttggattctttgtAATGGAAGCAAAAAGataaacacctcaatgggaccgaggtagGAGTCCTTTGAATGGTGTTAGGACTCCAAACTCAAAATTACCAAGAGCCTAAAATGACTCTAcatatgatcaagataaaaattaaaaacatgatataaaaacaaagctaaaggaggggtaggagactcacaatggaataggttgatgCTAAGCAATCAACCCCGAACTTGTGGTATCCTCCATTAAGCTTTGTCAACCTTCAATTGTCGCTCATCGCAACATCATCATCATTGGCCTCATTACTGGCATCATCATCAACgaaattattatcatcatcatcatcatcaatttcatCATTATCCACCTCTATTAGACCGGAGGATTCATCAACTTCATCATCATCGGAATTCGGACTTTGCTCTTCTTCATGGAAAGAACCAATACCTTCCTCATCTTCCGCAACAACAATCTCCCCTTCATTAACCACCCGGCTATCCTTGTCGGCATCTTGAAAAGTACTAGGGAAGAACACtttcttatccgcccaactaggcaaaggacatgaagaatcaagaagtccttgcttaGCAAGATATAGTAGTGGTGGATATTGGGCATAATAAGCATTCACCCGGTCTTCATAAGCTTTTTTATGCAATCATTGCATCAATTGGGTCAAGTAATTTTTGCCTACCTCAACATTAGAGCCACTTGGTTTAAACTTCTGGTAGGCAAAAGGATAGGATGGAGTCACAATGGTACaggaggagggctttgcaatCGGATCCCTTTGTTGCTTGATTATCAATTCCACTTCTTTGGAGACGGGAATGAGGTAGTTGGTTCGATGGGTGGAGATACGGCAAATCTTGGTTGGAAAGATAATGGACTTGGCTTCCTTGGTGAGCCATTCAAATTTATGGTCAAGATTGTCATTTTTGACCCAATGAAACTTGTTAATCAAAGTACTCTTTTCAAGAAGGTTGCTTCCCTTGACCGGTTTGTAAGTATTATTCTTGTTGAATTCCGGGTTAaagtgtttagctaaccttgtcaCCAAGCCCCCATTTATAATAAAGGCCGCTCcctctttcccattatcaatctctAACCACCGCTCAATCAATaattgaagaatgttgtacttaCGGGTGGACTTTTCATTAACACTCGTAAAGGACTCGAGGTAGACAAAGTCGAGTTCGGTGAAGTGGTTAGCTCCTTTCCTAGCAATTAAAGTATCAGCCACAAACTTGTGccaagttctttttttttttggaaaagtaAGCTTCCCATTTAATTAAACTTCATGTCCCTTACAACATTTTATAAGGTAATTACCACATCACCTTATTTCTTACATATCATATTCACCCATTGCATAACACTCGTATTGTTACTTACAAAATTCATGCTAGTAAACCTCAGCCTCACTTCATTTTTCACTTGAGCAACTAGAAGCTCAGGCCTAGTAAGCAACATTTCCAATCTTCTTTTGTTCCTACTCCACCAAATCCATGTCATCAGGCTTGCTAGAATCAGTGCAATTCCTTTCTTCGTACCCCTGCTTCTATGTCTCCAGTTGATCCACCATTCAATGCAATGCTTTCCAGGAAGCTGTACAGCACACCAGCTGCTTActaaatccttgcatttactattgTACACACACTTGAAGAATAAATGTTCATGGTGTTTCTGTTCCATCCCGCACAAATAGCAAATATTGCTCTGAGTTATCTGTATTCTCTGCAACCTATCTTGTGTTAAAATCCCTTCCTGAGCAATAAGCCAGATGAAGAATTTATGCATGGGCACAATCAACCTCACTGTCATCAGAGGAGCCCAGGAAACCTCTGTCTCATTAGGTCGAAGGAAATGGTATCCCTGCTGAACTGAATATCCCCCTACCAGTCATTGTGCTCCATAAAAGAGCTTATGTAAGGCAGTCTTTACTTGACAAATTTTACGCCAAGCCCAACTGATATTAATGCTTGGTTTATAATTCTTCCAAACACTCCCTTTAATACAGACTAAATGTACCCACATCACCCATAAATGATCAGCCTTTTGTTCTATCCACCAAACATATTTCCCTAAGGATGCATTATTCCGGTCTAGTAACTTCTTCAACCTAAGACCACCATGTTTAATGGGTTTACACACAGCATCCTAAGAGATCAAGGCTGGTCCTTCTTTCTGCTCTGCACCATGCCACAAAAATCTTCTACAAATGGATTCAATCCTGCCAATGACAGTCTTAGGCAAAATGAAAATCCTAGCCTAGTATGAATGCAAAGTACTCAAGACAGTTTTGATAAGAACTAGCCTGCCAGAGTAAGAGAGTTTTCTAGCACCCATGCTTCTAATCCTGTCAACCACCTTTTCCACCAAACAATAACAGTCCAATACAGACAGCCGAGTAGATGAAAAATTCACTCCCAGATATCTAAATGGTATTGTACCTTGCTTCATCCCAGTTTCAAGTTCCACCTCCTTAATCAATTGCTCATCGAAGCCATTGCAATAGAAATTGGATTTTGCACTATTCAAAACCAATCCAGAAGCCTTAGAGAAAAAATTAAAGGCATTTATCATCAACTCAATACTCTTCCTATCACCTTTACGGAACATAATGAGGTTATCAGCAAAACATAAGTGATTTAAACTAATGTGCTTACATAAAGGGTGATGTCTGAACAATTTGTGCCTCTGAATGACTCCCAAAATCCTACTGAGATACTCAACACAAACAGTGAATAGTAGAGGAGATAAGAGATCCCCTTGTTTGAGGCCTCTTTTCCCGTGGAAGAAGCTTAAGATTTCCCCATGTAAAGCTATGGACTAAGACGGAGTAGACACAAATTGCATAATAAGATCAATGGTTTGAGCAGCAAAACCTAGAGCAGTTAACATATCCTGATAAATTCGCACTCCACTGAATCATATGTCTTCTGAAAGTCTAGTTTCATCAACAGTCTAGGAGAACAAGCTCTCCTCTTGTACAACCTGATTAGATCCTGACAAATTAATATGTTTCCTACACTGTCCCTCCCTTTTATGAACGCACTCTGTGAACCACTTATAATCTTAGGCAAGATAGCACTCAACCTATTACAAATCACCTTTGAAAGGCATTTACAAATAGTGTTGCAGCAAGCAATTGGACGAAATTGCATTACATTATCAGGAATCTCCACCTTTGTGACTAAAGTAATGATTGTGGTATTACATAGTTTCAGTACTTTTCCTTTACTAAAAGCATCCCTTATTGCTCCACTGACTTCCTTCCCCACATTATACCAGGCATCCATGAAAAACTGACTACTATACCCATCAGGACCAGGAGCCTTGTAACCAGGTATGTCAAACATTACCCTCTTGATTTCTGTGTCAGTGAGAGGAGCAGTTAATCTTGCTCTATGCTCAGCAGATAGACATTTCCCCATTCTTACAATTGACTAATTAACATGTTCCACAGGTTTAGATTCTCCTAAAAGAGATTTGTAGAACTCCTCAAAAGCATTCTTAATGTCATCAGTTGATAAAAAGTCCTACTGTCTCATGTCCTTCACCCTATGCACTCTATTCTGACTCCTCCTTATTTTAATCACGGAATGAAAGAAAGAAGTATTCTCATCTCCCTCATCAAACCAAGCCATTTTGGCTTTTTTTACTACGGTACATGTTCCTGGCTTTCACCAACTCCATTAACTCAGCAGCACAGACTTTTTCAGCATGACACAGCTCATTATTTAAAGGATCTTGAGCCAGCTTCAGTTAAAACTCTTTAAGAGAAATCTTAGTAACATTGATAAGGTTTTCAATGTCACTAAATTTCTCTCTGTTAAGCTTCTTCAGCTCCCCTTTTAGTAACTTCAATTTAGTGACCATTCTAAACATATGGGCCCCCTGAACTTCAGTTTTCCAACACCTACTCACAATACTATCAAAATCCTTTGCTGGAGCCCACATATTATAATACTCAAATGGCTTAGGCATTTGCGGATGCTGACTTTCAAAATTGATTAAACAAGGACAGTGGTCAAATAACCCCTCAGGGAGAAAATTTGCAACACTGTCAGGGTATTCATTAATCCATTCATCATTTACTAAAGCTCTGTCTATTCTGCTATACACTTTCTCCCCATTTTCGTGCTTGTTATTCCAATTAAAGAAGGCACCATTTGCCTTAAGATCAAACAAATGACAAACATGAGTGACCTTAGATAAAGGAACAATGTCAGCTCTTATAACCTTAGCCCCTCCAATACATTCATTAATATCCATTATAGAATTAAAATCACCACAAACCATCCAAGGGCCTATGATAGTCCTCTGGTATTGCCTGAGACATTTCAATAAGCTCTCCCTCTCAACTGCTATGTTAAACACATATACCAATGTGTACCAAAAACTCTTCCTCTTAATTTATTCATAAATCTCAGTATGAATTACTTGAGCAATCGTATCCTTCACATTGACAATAAACATAACTGGATCAATCCCATAATAACCATATTCTACCTCCAGTGTGTAAGCTAAAATTAGTACATATAGACCAGTTGTCACACAAGTTATTCTTAACTTTAAACCACCTATgactctttatttttgtttccacTAATCTAAACAATCCTATATTATTCTGGTTAAGAAACCTCTTTATTTCATACTGTTTATTAATACTATTTAAGCCTCTAACATTCCAGAAACCGCAGCTACCCATTATCACCTTTAATTCTACTGCACTCCCTCTTTTCAACTATCCTATTTCGTGTCTTCTGGATAGAGTGACTCAATGCGTCTATGAAACTCAGACCCCTTGGAGTAAAGACTCTCCTCTCACCATTTTCCTGCCTCATCAATCTGGTAATGAGCCTTCTACGCATAGACTGTTCTATCACTGGTTTGGATACTACCACATGTGTACAATCCCAATAGAAACGGGGGAAGGACTCTATTGAGTAGGTCTCTGCACAGGACTCTTCTGCTAAACTGGTGCTACCAACTTTTGGTTTGGTACCTGTTTAACAAAATGTTTCCTAGGAACAACAACCTTTGGCTTCCATATATTAGCCACAGGTCTAGCTTCCCCCTTTCTACATTTTGCAGTAGCATGCCCCATCCCTTTACATGCTACACACGTAATAGGGAGTTAGTCATACATCACCTTGACTGTCTGCTGCTTACCATTCTCATTAATGAAGCCAATCTCAGTAGGGAATTCTTGGTCAACATTCACCTCCACCATAATCCTAGCATAACCTAAAAAATCCCGATGCTGAGTTGCTTCATCACTCTTAAGATATGTCCCCATAGTACTACTAATTTTCCTCAAACACTCAGGTCCCCAAAATTTAACATCTAATCCATAATTTGATCCAGATAGGAACACGTTTAACGTCATGCTTCACTAAATCTATATCAGCTTCACATGCTTTCACAATAATCGGTTTATTGTCAAAAATTAGGTGACCATTATTCAAAACAATTTGCTGTTTCTCCTTAGTCTTAAATATTACCAGAAAAATTTCATTAGGCATGAACGCTATCTTATCCACCCCATACCCCTGCCATATCCGTTTTATATACCCAGTAGAGCTAGGTGGATTAGCACATAGAATGTAACAAACAACAGCATTAGACAAGAAATTGATCTCACCAACAACATCCTCCTTGGTTAAACGAACAATGGTTGAACTGGTGTCGTCTGCTCTACCGCTTGCTGAGAAATTGATTCATCATCTGGTTCATGATCATTCTCCTCCACAATCAATTCGAGATCAGATTCGATGTCTTCAGATGAAAATCGTAGATGTTTTGGTGGTTTCCCCTTATTAAATCAAACATTAActacattttttttgtttttttgagatGATTGTGATGAAATTGAAGGATTTTTTGTGTTCTTCCTATTTCGAGCCATGTTGCGTCAGAAACAAATCAAAACGTTAGAATTAGGGAGAATTTTTGTGTTCTTCCTATTTCGAGCCATGTTGCCAAGTTCTTATACCCGGATGGTGAACATACAAGCCATGCCTCTCCCGGAAGAAATCGAATTGACGACCGGTTATAGCCTTCCATAGGGGTGAGGCATCATACTTCAAAGGCTTATTTTCAAAATGATCATATTTCGTAAGTCCAAACACTTTACAAAAATCACCCTTCAGTATTCTTCTACTCTCGTTTTCAAGTCGTAACTCAACATAATTTTGAGTCTCTACCTTGTAATCCCacaaggagcttatgaactccatggtcaatgaagggTAAGTCAATTCATTTATATCAAAGAGGGTTTTCaaccccatggactcgaaaaaggcTCTAGATTGCTCAAGTACACCCAATTTTTGCAAAgtatcttggcaaataaacttggtagctAAAACTTTATTTTTGGCAAGGGATAgaaatgcaagcctatgtttGTCTGATAAAAAAGTTACCACCGGATAGTTTGGCAATTGTTCCACAACCGGAATAGAAGGGGTAGCTTCCTCAATGGGATTGACGATTTCTTGTGCTTGCTCCCTTGGTTGAGCTACTACCAAAGCTTTTGATGCTAgaagagtttgttgcctttttgacaATTTGGGTTTTTGGGTGCCTTAGTTCCgcctttagtccttgccattgtatGCTCCTTATCAATTTGatatcaacaaaccaagatgATTCTTGAATGCTCCTTGATTCTTAAAACTTCaatcaattcctcaattaattAGGGATTCTTGGAATTTgccacaaaccctagaaaattgactCAATTTGTGAGGAAATTGATGATTAAATGCTCTTTTGTTGATGAAGGAATATTTTAATTGTGTTTTGAGAAAGTTTTGATTTGATTGTGGTGaattttggtgagaaattgatgtttttggatgaggggattgaaggttgaagtgagggaaaatggttgtgtttgtgtttgaaagAGGTAAATGAATTGGGAAGAAGGGAAAAATACCGTGTTTTGCTATGTATCAGGtctgggacgagcgtcctggcgtTGGCTCGTGCGGATTTCCTTACAGGAAATTCTGAAAGGGACAAAGCAGGTCTGGGATGGGCGTCATCAGGTTGGCTCGAGTGGATTCTGGGATGAGATGCTCGGTTCACctttgggacgggcggattttcttaCAGGAAAATCTCCGAAATTTGTAGCCTCCGAGGACCCACAACTAGAGAATAGGACAGGTGTCCTGAGGTTGGAGGACGCGCGTCCTGAAGTCAACTCGGGCAGATTTTCTTACCGGAATTTTACCAAAACTTGAAGCTTCCCAGctcccatgacccaaagcctggACGGGCGTCCTAAGTCTGGAGACTCTCGTCTTACCCCTTagctcccacgagctcaggtctgctcgtggggatcCTCTTCCCGCGTCattccttcttccttttcttATTAATTGTTATAGGTCGCATTACAAAGGCTTGGTTAACCTAGGCATGTGACTTCCTCACActtgatcaaacactacacattaaaacacattaaaatccctccctcacttgcgctcatgtcaaaaatcttagaacaaagcatgaaaatgcaatgcaaaaatgacaaaaatgcagtAAAGGGAATAAAATGatagttaaggggttagaatattacaaatggtggtttagagaggactccaccaaactctccttctcgTCAGAGGTATCAAGGGAGCAAAGCCAagatgttgttgatgttgctcaacgccttgtagaagtagtcaaaagcttgttcattctCAAAGTAAAGATCTTGCATAGACTTTTGTACATcggtttcttcattgttttagtccGAGTCAAAGTGATGACAAAGATCTACAAAGCCTTGGTCCAATGCCATAGCATTTCCGatataaggattgaccaatccttcaaattcatcgtcccatagaccataaactttgcttgcttatttcccaatgatgtcatgagttggCAAGATCAACTCTCCTTtctcatggccaatgaggccttcttcattacttgtcatgatgggtgagctattcaagctctcattgttgtttaAAATTTCATGCTCTCCGAATAGTGCTACTTTAATATCAtctactttcttcttccatatgggttaTTTTTCGTTACCCttggcttgatctttgcatagagattctaacttcttcctatcgctttctcggctatagtgatcgaccatgaagcatggctcatgtaatcggggagctctcatggttttgtcaagattgaaagttctTGTAtcatcccctacttcaagtgtgagctctccatgtttcacatggATTACCACTCAGacggtatgcaagaaaggtcttcctaagatgataggaatgttAGAGTCCTCCTCTATGTCTACAATGAcgaagtctaccgggatgaagaatttgccaattctcacgggcacatcctcccatacccctagagGTATCTTGGTTGATCGATCtgccatttgaagagtaatgttggtGCTTTTGAGCTCTCCCACTCCAAGCCTCtcacataccgagtatggcatgacacttacacttgctctaAGATCACACAATGCATTGTTTATTGTAGTGTAGCCAATAGTACATAGTATAGAAAAACTTctcggatctttgagctttggatgggaattcccttgaagaatagcactactcactttggtaaaggcaatagtttccaactttcggatggatttctttttgttaagaatatctttcatgtactttacATAAACCAGAACAtaattgatcaattccgtgaatgagATTGAGAATTCTAAGtttttcacaatttccatgaactttccaagttgctcatcaagcttaggcttagcttgtcgacttgggaatggaagtgtaATCACAATAGGCTTCTTATCAACAttcttggccttttcttcatttctcttctttgaaaGTTCATTGGTAGTAGGCTCTACtaccttagagttctccacaactccttGCTTGCTACTAtcatccacaatatcttcatcaattggcctctttGGACCCTCATATCTTATACAACtactcaaatggatggcactaaccgtttcatgtcttggggggttaccttgaggaggtaattgccccttttgtctttgggagctagaagatgctagttgagttatTTGAGTATCTAAAATTTTGGTGTGGGCAAGTAttttgttgatggtggtttctttagcttggctatctttttgcatttgggtgaagaattcttgtcggttcttttgcatttggaggaccgctttttgaacatcaaaggtttggtcattggattggttgtaggaaggttgattttgatatccttggctttggttgaaaaagggtctttgagttggatttctcattggaggtggggtgtacgttggttgaggattttgaacattttggctcttgtatgagagatttggatggaatttggtattttcattatagtagttggaataaggggtgctattcttgtatgcttgaaaagcattcacttgttcatttgttcccctacattcgttttgatcatgtcccaaggttccacaactttcacatactccatttggcattgaggatgatgccatcatagcattgacatgttgtttgggtgatttggaagcttcatcaagcttagccatgacCTTCTCGAACCTCAAGTTGATGGTatcgatatgagcacttagttgagcacccaattgtgtgatggaatctacctcatgctttcctcctctagtggcctttcgaggccgactatattgggaattatgaacctccatctcttcaattttggcccatgtttggttgtcatcaacttcggtaaacccCCCGTTGAATCCCATATCAAGCACATTGCGTGAGTCATTATATAAGCCGTTCCAAAGCTGTTGAACAAGGAACcgctcactaagtccatggtgtggacaagaacgaaaAGTGTCCTTatatctctcccatgcttcatataatgattcctcatccctttgcttaaacccggtgatttgggctctcaacatgttagtcttctctggaggatagaatttcttgtagaaggcaagtgctaaattcttccatgaatcaataccaatgGTAGcattgtctaggctcttcaaccattgctttgcggtaccgatcaaggaaaaaggaaataatacccaccaaatttgatcttgagtaactccggtttaagaaattgcatcacaatagtcacaaaaagtccccatatgtaaatgaggatcttcactaggcatccctccaaattgacttcactcaactaattgtatgaacgtggatttggcaataaaattaccggttaaatgtgctggtgtaggagtaccgtttggtaggttctcctcggttggtacggaatgagatgaaaatttaggcattgtgggttgattttgtggttggtttggaattgggttatcctctccttctcttacaaAAGGGTtaacaaactcaatgttatttcgTTGAATGTCCACGATCTCTCCAATACCCAAAACTCTTGAaatacctctagcaactcttttattgttggttaaggtactttcaatctcgaaatcaataggtaatggattaccttgtgatctcctagtcatgcaaaatatcaaacaactaggaaacaattagaacaaccttgaggagattgacttccataaggtaaagaaagacacaactaaaaataattaacgaaaatcaaatcaattgaacaccgtccccggcaacggcgccatttttggtgtgtgtttgtgtgtcgTTATTGCtttcaaccaaaacaaaatttataTCTTTAAAAACTACATTTAGTAGAGTGATAatcaaaggtcggatcccaagggacgggtatcgatttaagatttcaattgtaagtagttatgtcttagggtgtcacaaatttgggttgagatgagatgcaatctggactaatcaacaagatgaatgtaaattaatgaaaataaagtaaagcaataaaaggggtttgtaaacaattgattaagggcactaggctgtcatgggttcataagggaatcatggaaatagatcatacaaac from Silene latifolia isolate original U9 population chromosome 3, ASM4854445v1, whole genome shotgun sequence harbors:
- the LOC141649466 gene encoding uncharacterized protein LOC141649466; this translates as MDINECIGGAKVIRADIVPLSKVTHVCHLFDLKANGAFFNWNNKHENGEKVYSRIDRALVNDEWINEYPDSVANFLPEGLFDHCPCLINFESQHPQMPKPFEYYNMWAPAKDFDSIVSRCWKTEVQGAHMFRMVTKLKLLKGELKKLNREKFSDIENLINVTKISLKEF